A region of Moorena producens PAL-8-15-08-1 DNA encodes the following proteins:
- a CDS encoding XisI protein, with the protein MEKLEHYRELVKKLINEYGQYKPRYGDIEVQKIFDVQGDHYQLMNVGWHGNRRLRGCVLQIDLKNDKIWIQHDGTEIGVANELVEWGVPPEDIVLAYHAPYKRQYTGFAVD; encoded by the coding sequence ATGGAAAAACTAGAACACTATAGAGAATTAGTCAAAAAACTCATCAATGAATACGGGCAATATAAGCCTAGATATGGAGATATTGAAGTCCAAAAAATCTTTGATGTTCAAGGAGATCACTATCAACTGATGAACGTGGGGTGGCATGGAAATCGGCGTTTAAGAGGCTGTGTTCTCCAAATTGACCTTAAAAACGACAAAATTTGGATACAACATGATGGCACAGAAATTGGCGTTGCGAATGAATTAGTAGAATGGGGTGTTCCCCCTGAAGATATTGTCTTAGCCTACCATGCTCCTTATAAACGTCAATATACTGGATTTGCTGTTGATTGA
- a CDS encoding type II toxin-antitoxin system VapC family toxin: MQEWFEIALAQEGVILMPITPAIAVDAQSLPGDFHKDPADRIIVATARLSNCSIVTVDQKILNYSDVNAIPPT; the protein is encoded by the coding sequence ATTCAAGAATGGTTTGAAATTGCCCTAGCACAAGAAGGAGTTATTCTGATGCCTATCACTCCTGCGATCGCAGTTGATGCTCAATCACTACCAGGTGACTTTCACAAAGACCCAGCAGATAGAATAATTGTAGCAACGGCGAGATTATCTAATTGTTCTATAGTGACAGTAGATCAGAAAATACTCAATTATTCTGATGTTAATGCTATTCCACCTACCTAA
- a CDS encoding Uma2 family endonuclease produces MFEVKSRTDSLAKLRQKIQQFLELGTKVGVLVDPRTRTMEVYRLNRDKVVLGDGDVLQVPELLPGWELPVVEVWAPEFD; encoded by the coding sequence ATGTTTGAAGTTAAATCTAGAACTGATAGTTTGGCTAAATTACGTCAGAAGATCCAGCAATTTCTGGAATTGGGGACTAAAGTTGGGGTGTTAGTGGATCCGAGAACTCGCACCATGGAAGTTTATCGCCTTAATCGAGATAAAGTTGTGCTGGGGGATGGGGATGTGCTGCAAGTGCCGGAATTGCTTCCTGGGTGGGAATTACCTGTGGTGGAAGTTTGGGCACCTGAGTTTGATTAG
- a CDS encoding type I restriction endonuclease, producing MVQTIQAQDFSLEELQEHFRLQLTTDSQFFPDWQDNLPSLTDQEKRSLERVRNNYFNLVNRRPLLEEAVKMVVLSPLLDLAGFFQAPFSIRTETSVEIAAEDNRVIVRGRIDVLVVRQRLWILVIESKSTKFDVMAALPQALAYMLDGSKSDKPRFGFLVNGREFVFVKLQPADVPIYGRSYALSIDRENELEQVLAALKAIGQLLLD from the coding sequence ATGGTTCAAACGATTCAAGCTCAAGATTTTAGCCTAGAAGAACTGCAAGAACACTTTAGACTACAACTAACAACCGATAGTCAGTTTTTTCCAGATTGGCAAGACAACTTACCCTCTTTAACGGATCAGGAAAAACGTTCTCTGGAAAGAGTCCGCAATAACTACTTTAACTTGGTTAATCGCCGCCCTCTCTTAGAAGAGGCTGTAAAAATGGTGGTTCTATCACCGTTACTCGATCTCGCTGGATTCTTTCAAGCCCCTTTTTCGATCAGAACTGAAACTTCTGTGGAAATTGCGGCTGAAGACAATCGAGTAATTGTAAGAGGCAGGATAGATGTTTTAGTAGTGCGACAGAGACTTTGGATATTGGTGATCGAATCCAAAAGTACCAAGTTTGATGTGATGGCAGCACTGCCTCAAGCTCTAGCTTATATGCTGGATGGCTCCAAAAGTGACAAGCCAAGGTTTGGTTTTTTAGTCAATGGGAGAGAGTTTGTGTTTGTTAAACTCCAACCAGCAGATGTTCCCATCTATGGTCGTTCCTACGCCTTATCTATTGACAGGGAAAATGAACTGGAGCAAGTTTTAGCTGCTCTCAAAGCTATTGGTCAATTGCTATTAGATTAA
- a CDS encoding Uma2 family endonuclease → MPSLTVKDLEKLQAEHPDYQMELVDGEILVMSPSGIETDEVAAAIVTQLSNWVRPRRLGRVTASSGGFRLPNEDGDVRAPDASFILAERLPRTTEGYAELVPDLMFEVKSRTDSLAKLRRKIQQFLELGTKIGVLVDPRTRTMEVYRLNRDKVVLGDGDVLQVPELLPGWELPVVEVWAPEFD, encoded by the coding sequence ATGCCTAGTTTAACAGTAAAAGACTTAGAAAAACTGCAAGCTGAACATCCTGATTATCAGATGGAACTAGTGGATGGAGAAATTCTTGTTATGAGTCCTTCAGGGATAGAAACAGATGAAGTAGCTGCTGCTATTGTTACCCAGTTATCAAACTGGGTACGACCTCGTAGACTAGGCAGGGTAACAGCTTCTAGTGGTGGTTTTCGTTTACCTAACGAAGATGGAGATGTCCGTGCTCCCGATGCTTCTTTTATCCTAGCTGAACGCTTACCTCGTACTACAGAAGGTTACGCGGAGTTAGTTCCTGACTTGATGTTTGAGGTTAAATCTAGAACTGATAGTTTGGCTAAATTACGCCGGAAGATCCAGCAATTTCTGGAATTGGGAACTAAAATTGGGGTGTTAGTGGATCCGAGAACTCGCACCATGGAGGTTTATCGCCTTAATCGAGATAAGGTTGTGCTGGGGGATGGGGATGTGCTGCAAGTGCCAGAATTACTTCCTGGTTGGGAATTGCCTGTGGTGGAAGTTTGGGCACCTGAGTTTGATTGA
- a CDS encoding Uma2 family endonuclease, with product MAVTLLLEQLTVPPGQRLLIHNLEWAEFESVLEELGEHRSARIAYSHGTLEIRMPTPEHEVDKELLGDLVKILLDELEIDCECFGSTTFKGENMDSGIEPDQCFYIQNHARMRGKRRVDLTIDPPPDLAIEVDVTSKTQLDVYANLGVPELWRYEKNQLRIDLLQGGEYRQVTTSPTFPRLPIPDLVAEVLTQSRETGRSPALRAFRQRLKQLLL from the coding sequence ATGGCTGTTACTCTCCTACTCGAACAACTTACCGTTCCCCCAGGTCAAAGACTGTTGATTCATAACCTAGAGTGGGCTGAATTTGAGTCTGTTCTCGAAGAACTAGGGGAACATCGCTCTGCCCGTATTGCCTATAGCCACGGAACCTTAGAAATCAGAATGCCTACCCCAGAACACGAAGTCGATAAAGAACTGCTCGGTGATTTGGTTAAAATTTTGCTTGATGAGTTAGAAATCGACTGCGAGTGCTTTGGTTCCACTACCTTCAAGGGAGAAAATATGGACAGTGGCATTGAACCAGATCAATGCTTCTACATCCAAAACCACGCTAGAATGCGAGGCAAGCGGCGCGTCGATCTCACTATTGATCCACCGCCAGATCTAGCCATTGAAGTGGATGTTACCTCCAAGACTCAACTGGATGTCTATGCCAACTTAGGTGTGCCTGAACTCTGGCGCTATGAAAAAAATCAACTCAGGATTGACCTATTGCAAGGAGGTGAGTACCGGCAAGTTACCACCAGTCCCACCTTCCCCAGATTACCAATTCCAGACCTGGTAGCAGAGGTTTTAACTCAAAGCCGTGAGACCGGGAGAAGTCCTGCGTTACGAGCTTTTCGCCAAAGACTAAAGCAACTGCTTCTATAA
- a CDS encoding Rpn family recombination-promoting nuclease/putative transposase: MKFISPKTDFAFKKIFGSDQSKDILISFLNAMIYSGNSVIQDLEIIDPYSAGDVVDLKDTYLDVKAVLDDKTTVIIEMQLWNVEAFEKRVVYNLCKTYGNQLKSGQGYFDLNPVIALTITDFKLFPSTDKVISSFYFQEEEDHLPYQDKELKMVFVELPKFTKQLEELESVVDKWIYFIKDAPSLEIIPDQMREIPQLEQALTIANQAGLSVEELEKIRKQEMFWEDRRGALSLAKREGREEGREEGREEGREEGRVEGERSLLLRQLERRFGKLTSNVTALLEALNSQDLERLSEAIWDFNTSEDLLNWLQEHSN; encoded by the coding sequence ATGAAATTCATCAGTCCTAAAACTGACTTTGCTTTCAAGAAAATTTTTGGATCAGATCAGAGTAAAGATATTCTGATTTCCTTCCTCAATGCCATGATTTACTCCGGTAATTCGGTCATCCAGGATTTAGAAATTATAGATCCCTACAGTGCGGGGGATGTGGTTGATTTAAAAGACACCTATCTGGATGTTAAGGCAGTATTAGACGATAAAACGACTGTGATCATTGAAATGCAGCTCTGGAATGTGGAGGCTTTCGAGAAGCGAGTCGTTTATAATTTGTGCAAAACCTATGGGAATCAACTTAAATCCGGACAGGGATATTTCGATCTCAATCCGGTCATTGCTTTAACTATCACTGATTTTAAGCTGTTCCCCTCAACAGATAAAGTCATTAGCAGTTTTTACTTTCAAGAAGAAGAAGACCACTTACCTTATCAGGATAAGGAATTAAAGATGGTGTTTGTGGAACTTCCCAAATTTACTAAACAGCTGGAAGAGTTAGAAAGTGTCGTAGATAAGTGGATCTATTTTATCAAAGATGCTCCCAGCTTAGAAATTATTCCTGATCAAATGAGGGAAATCCCACAGCTGGAACAAGCTTTAACTATAGCAAATCAAGCTGGCTTGAGTGTAGAAGAATTAGAAAAGATCCGCAAACAGGAGATGTTCTGGGAGGATAGGCGAGGTGCATTGAGTCTAGCGAAAAGGGAAGGACGAGAAGAGGGCAGAGAAGAGGGTAGAGAAGAGGGCAGAGAAGAAGGACGAGTAGAAGGTGAAAGAAGCTTACTATTGCGACAGCTTGAGCGCCGCTTTGGAAAACTAACAAGTAATGTGACCGCATTGCTTGAAGCCTTGAATTCCCAAGACCTAGAACGCTTATCAGAAGCAATCTGGGATTTTAATACTAGTGAGGATTTACTCAACTGGCTCCAAGAGCACTCTAACTAA
- a CDS encoding XisI protein, with translation MDKLIQYRRLIQEILEKHSLIKLANEDIKVYKFFDPEQDHYQVFHAGWQNYRRVFGPLIHIDIIDGKIWIQHDGTEFGVANELLELGIPKQDIVLGYHAPFMRQFDGFAVG, from the coding sequence GTGGATAAGTTAATTCAGTATCGTCGTCTGATTCAAGAAATATTGGAAAAGCATAGTCTGATTAAGCTAGCCAATGAAGATATCAAAGTCTATAAATTCTTCGATCCTGAGCAAGATCACTACCAAGTATTTCATGCAGGATGGCAAAATTATCGTCGTGTTTTCGGACCTTTGATCCACATTGATATTATTGATGGAAAAATCTGGATTCAACATGATGGCACCGAGTTTGGGGTGGCGAATGAGTTACTTGAATTAGGGATACCGAAACAGGATATTGTCCTAGGGTATCATGCCCCATTTATGCGTCAATTTGATGGATTTGCTGTTGGTTAG